Proteins encoded in a region of the Pseudomonas sp. PDNC002 genome:
- a CDS encoding PA2169 family four-helix-bundle protein, whose translation MTRTTSQLNELIEITRDGQRFYQHAIHEVKDARLQQLFQSMAQAKTDVINALAGKVAANHDEPATGGTLMGKLRQVYADTRATLASDEGATYVAQLEEAEDRILHAFEDAMDKGTPETQALLRAELPKVRACHDQMSQLKHSLK comes from the coding sequence ATGACCCGCACAACCAGTCAGCTCAATGAACTCATCGAGATCACCCGCGATGGCCAACGCTTCTACCAACATGCCATCCATGAAGTGAAGGATGCGCGGCTGCAGCAGTTGTTCCAGTCCATGGCCCAGGCCAAGACGGACGTGATCAACGCCCTGGCCGGCAAGGTGGCCGCCAACCACGACGAACCCGCCACCGGCGGCACCCTGATGGGCAAGCTGCGCCAGGTTTACGCCGACACCCGCGCGACCTTGGCCAGTGATGAAGGCGCCACGTATGTCGCGCAGTTGGAGGAAGCCGAGGATCGCATCCTGCACGCCTTCGAGGACGCCATGGACAAGGGCACCCCGGAAACCCAGGCCTTGCTTCGCGCCGAATTGCCCAAGGTGCGCGCTTGCCACGACCAGATGAGCCAGCTCAAGCATTCGCTCAAGTGA
- a CDS encoding DUF1328 domain-containing protein → MLSWALTFLIIAIIAAVLGFGGIAGAATSIAKILFVIFLVLFIVSFFMGRRRG, encoded by the coding sequence ATGCTTAGCTGGGCACTGACATTCCTGATCATCGCCATCATCGCCGCCGTACTGGGCTTCGGTGGCATCGCGGGCGCGGCGACCAGTATCGCCAAGATTCTGTTCGTGATTTTCCTGGTGCTGTTCATCGTGTCGTTCTTCATGGGGCGCCGCCGAGGCTGA